Part of the Aquamicrobium lusatiense genome is shown below.
ATGAAGGTTGGAAGCATATAAATCCGCCTGCCGAGTTTCATCACAATATTAGACCGAGAACGAAGTAGTGATTTATAAAAAAACTGGCGAAAGAGCGCGTTGACTGTTCCCGGCGTTCTTGGGCTCGCTGGGACGCAGTTTGGAGGCGGGTCCCCTGTGTCGCTCCGCCTGTACTGGAGAACCGATTGTGCCCGCGCCGGCATCTAAAGCGCCGCTTCCCGCGATAAATTCTTGAAGTTCGGCAGACTGGGGCACTCAAGCGCGCGGTCCCGCCCTATTAGGCCCACGATTTCTCTGCAGCGTTCCGCGGAGACACGCATTCGCCCGTGCCGCAGCGCTAGATAGACAGCATCAGCTGCCCACTGTTCGCCAAGGCTGTGCACAACGCTAGGGTGCCGGAGAAGGTCAAAAGTCCAGCCGGGTTCGACACCATTCATCAGTCCCGCTGCGCGAGTGCGGCCCTTCCGTTCATCAACGACGGCCCGAAAGTGCCGACGCGTCGCAATCGCGATTGTCGCGGCCTCTCCGTCATCCAGAGAAGGAGAGCCGCCGGACAAAGTGGCGAACAATTCGTATTCAGCGTCCGTCATTCCGGCGACGGTCACCGTGCCGTTTGCAATGAGGCCTTGAAGAAAACTTTGGTCTCCGTTTTTCCGGCTCGTCTCGTGCTCCAGCTCCCCAGCCACGATGTCGGGTACGACGATATCATTACTGATGGCCGTCAACACCCGCTCGCCGTAGGTGCAAGCGTGCAGATTGATCAGGACGCTGGTGTCGAGGATCAGCGGTCTATGATCGTCAGCCAGGGAGCTTGAGAAGGTCATCCGTCTCGTTTTCCTCAAGCTCAATTTGGTCAATTAGTTCACGCACCTCCACGCGACGCATTTTCAGCAGCTCGGCCAACTGACCTTCCGACATGATGCCACGCTTCCAAGCGGCGTGCGCCATGAGGCTCATCCTGTGGGAGACCGACCGGTTAGCGTCGGTCTTGGCTACATCTAGACGCTCCGCGGCATCCCCAAGCACTTCCCGCGCGTGATGATCCTTTATCCCGCCCTTCGACTTGAGCCATTCCCACGTCCCCTTTCTTAGGAGCTCCAGCTCTTCCAGGCGGCGCACACACGCTTCGCGGGAAATGTTATACTGGTGCGCTAGTAAGATAACGTGCCGACGGGTGAGCATGTCGGCCCCAGCCGTCAACTGCTTGAAACTCTCCGAGAAGCTCTTCTGCGGCGTCAAGAAGGCGCGACCAAACGCATTTGCGTAGCGCTCGTCACGAGATAGGAATTGCTCATCGTCCTCCAAAACCTCCGGGACGCGTCGCGTCCCTACAAAGTGTCCGAGCTCGTGTGCGGCGGACTGGATACGTCGCCCCAGGGGATGATTGGCGTTAAGGAGGATGCAGGCCCCGACTGCGTCGTCGTAGGTGAACAAGCCAGCAACCTTCGACTTGGAGGATAGTCGTCGCTGATACAAGCGTATGCCGAGGTCGAGCTCGATGATGGAGAAGATGTCGCCGATCGGACCGGCACCAAGCCCGAGCCAGTCGCGCAGCTCTTCCGCCTGCTTCCCTGCAAGTTCGACTATATCGCCCTGGTTGATCCCTTTCTCCGGCGGGTAGTGCCGTCGCCGCTCGATGCCGAGAACGTTTTCGAGTTCCACCTCGGCCTTCACCAGATCATTCAGCAGTTCGACGGCTTCGAGTGTATGGTCATCCTCCGTCTCACGCATCTTGCGGAAACGCGGCACCAGATCGGTATGAACCGCTTCCCGACGCAGAAGGCCGTTCACCGAAATACCGTAGTGCCGAGCAAGAAGTTGCAATTCTTGAATCCGGACGCGCCGCGCACCCTTCTCGATCGACACAAGGGTCGGGCGCGACATGCCGATGACCTCTGCCGCCTCTTCTTGACGGATGCCCGCATTCTCCCGCGCGATGCGGAGACGCCGACCGATTTCCTGGGCGCTTAATTCATTAAGGTCGGCCATGACGACCTCCATCGATCCAGCTTCTCAAGAAGCTTTGTTCCCCTTGGGCCGCCAAGAAGGCGCGCCATTCCTTTGCGTGAATCAGCAACATATTCCTGAGATTCTTTAAAACGTTGTCCTGCGTTTCTCCCGTCGCGCGCGCGATCTCGAAGGAATGAACCTTCAAGTCCGCATCGGGCAAGTCCGCCATTTCGGCGAGTTGTTGGAGGTGACGAGCCCCGACACTCCCGTACTCCGCCATCGTGTGGCTCAGGCGTACTTTTTTCTCACCCGGAAACGCATCGGCAAAGGCCGGAACGGTGAGATTAGCGATGACGTAAGTGTCGCCTGGCTCATCGATCCCCGCAGCATGCATGCTCATCCGGCGAAGCAGACATGCAGCGCAAAGACCGCACTGCCGCAGCTTCCCGTCCATCTTCGCGTTCCAGCGCTGTTGCCAGCACGAGCGGGTCTCAAAGAGCTCATCGACCGCTTTGTTCGTGGCGCGCCGATAGGCCGAGATCGTCTCGCCCTTCGTATTCCACAGGCGGGGTTGGTCGTAACGGACCTCGTGCCCGAGCACGGTCTTGATGAACCGTTCCATCTTGCGGAAGTACGTCGGATGGTTCCGATAGTCGGCGTATATATTATGTAGAGGCAGAAGGACCGGCCCAAGTGCGCCTTGACCGCTTTCGGGGACCACGATCCTGCTCAATCCCGTCAAGTGTGCAGCGATCGCCGTTACGGAGGCGAA
Proteins encoded:
- a CDS encoding DNA-binding protein, with protein sequence MTFSSSLADDHRPLILDTSVLINLHACTYGERVLTAISNDIVVPDIVAGELEHETSRKNGDQSFLQGLIANGTVTVAGMTDAEYELFATLSGGSPSLDDGEAATIAIATRRHFRAVVDERKGRTRAAGLMNGVEPGWTFDLLRHPSVVHSLGEQWAADAVYLALRHGRMRVSAERCREIVGLIGRDRALECPSLPNFKNLSREAAL
- a CDS encoding helix-turn-helix domain-containing protein produces the protein MADLNELSAQEIGRRLRIARENAGIRQEEAAEVIGMSRPTLVSIEKGARRVRIQELQLLARHYGISVNGLLRREAVHTDLVPRFRKMRETEDDHTLEAVELLNDLVKAEVELENVLGIERRRHYPPEKGINQGDIVELAGKQAEELRDWLGLGAGPIGDIFSIIELDLGIRLYQRRLSSKSKVAGLFTYDDAVGACILLNANHPLGRRIQSAAHELGHFVGTRRVPEVLEDDEQFLSRDERYANAFGRAFLTPQKSFSESFKQLTAGADMLTRRHVILLAHQYNISREACVRRLEELELLRKGTWEWLKSKGGIKDHHAREVLGDAAERLDVAKTDANRSVSHRMSLMAHAAWKRGIMSEGQLAELLKMRRVEVRELIDQIELEENETDDLLKLPG
- a CDS encoding 7-cyano-7-deazaguanine synthase — encoded protein: MTSSEHYGLTLRVVEAGQRHQRVQPGSVAVAEIGKDIVFDPDVLDTYDYEGWKPIHHDLLVVSAAVEYADRRTARRIGRWARDFDVTVPVVEIATWQRAEVQDSLRAALRHLTGDNWQFCFVPWQSQATLGARQRSLPFGTERSFVIAYSDGLDSRCVSKIYGCGSAAICVRVTKHRHSLKKGDEPFDQIPFRVDVPSSRESNVRSRGFKFASVTAIAAHLTGLSRIVVPESGQGALGPVLLPLHNIYADYRNHPTYFRKMERFIKTVLGHEVRYDQPRLWNTKGETISAYRRATNKAVDELFETRSCWQQRWNAKMDGKLRQCGLCAACLLRRMSMHAAGIDEPGDTYVIANLTVPAFADAFPGEKKVRLSHTMAEYGSVGARHLQQLAEMADLPDADLKVHSFEIARATGETQDNVLKNLRNMLLIHAKEWRAFLAAQGEQSFLRSWIDGGRHGRP